One genomic segment of candidate division KSB1 bacterium includes these proteins:
- the tpiA gene encoding triose-phosphate isomerase, with protein sequence MRRKIIAGNWKMYKTVSEAKELAKALKVRLVNEVKKLDVVVIPPFTDLLAVAEILRESGISWGAQNLHWEAKGAFTGEVSGEMIKSTGASYVIIGHSERRQYFGETDETVNRRLKAALQAGLTPIVCIGETLGQRQASQTLQVLESQLRGALQGFSAEQLRGVVIAYEPVWAIGTGVNATPEQAQEAHQFVRQLIAQLAGDGCAEAMRIQYGGSVKPDNARALLSLPDVDGALVGGASLEADSFAAIVKAAAELQELR encoded by the coding sequence ATGCGCCGCAAGATCATAGCAGGCAACTGGAAGATGTACAAGACCGTGAGCGAGGCCAAGGAGTTGGCCAAAGCGCTCAAGGTCCGTTTGGTGAACGAGGTGAAGAAGCTCGACGTGGTGGTCATCCCGCCGTTCACCGACCTCTTGGCCGTTGCCGAAATCTTGCGCGAGAGCGGCATCTCCTGGGGGGCGCAGAATCTGCACTGGGAAGCAAAGGGTGCCTTTACCGGCGAGGTTTCCGGTGAGATGATCAAGTCGACGGGCGCTTCCTATGTGATCATCGGCCATTCCGAACGGCGACAATACTTCGGGGAAACCGATGAGACGGTCAACCGGCGGCTGAAGGCGGCGCTGCAGGCGGGTTTGACGCCAATTGTCTGCATAGGCGAGACGCTCGGGCAGCGGCAGGCCAGCCAGACCCTGCAGGTCTTGGAGAGTCAGCTTCGCGGTGCGCTGCAGGGCTTCAGTGCTGAGCAGCTGCGCGGCGTGGTGATTGCCTACGAGCCGGTCTGGGCCATTGGCACCGGGGTGAATGCGACCCCCGAACAAGCGCAAGAGGCGCACCAGTTCGTGCGGCAGCTTATTGCGCAGCTGGCAGGCGATGGCTGTGCGGAGGCAATGCGCATCCAGTACGGCGGCAGCGTAAAGCCTGACAACGCGCGCGCTCTGCTTTCGCTCCCGGATGTCGATGGAGCCTTGGTGGGGGGCGCAAGCCTGGAGGCGGACTCTTTCGCGGCGATTGTCAAGGCGGCAGCCGAGCTCCAGGAACTGAGGTAG
- the gap gene encoding type I glyceraldehyde-3-phosphate dehydrogenase translates to MAAKVAINGFGRIGRLVFRILEQDKAFEVVHINDITDAPTLAHLLKYDSVHGRFKGTVKAEGNAIVVNGKAYEVSAETDPAKLPWKAKQVDIVVEATGVFRKREQVAKHLTAGAKKVVLTVPAKDEIDATIVVGVNDHMLKPEHTIVSNASCTTNCLAPIVKVLNDEFGVVKGFMTTVHAYTNDQRILDLPHKDLRRARAAAASIIPTTTGAARTVGKVIPELKGKLDGLALRVPVADGSIVDFVAELKVAVTAEEVNAAMKKAAEGPMKGIVEYTEDPIVSCDIIGSSASAIFDAESTNVMAEDASGKGKFVKVLAWYDNEWGYSCRVVDLMKKML, encoded by the coding sequence ATGGCAGCCAAGGTTGCGATCAATGGGTTTGGGCGGATTGGAAGACTCGTGTTCCGCATTCTGGAACAGGACAAGGCGTTCGAAGTGGTGCACATCAACGACATCACGGACGCGCCGACTCTTGCACACCTGCTCAAGTATGACTCCGTGCATGGTCGCTTCAAGGGCACGGTGAAAGCTGAGGGTAACGCCATTGTGGTCAACGGCAAGGCGTACGAGGTGAGCGCCGAGACTGACCCGGCCAAACTCCCCTGGAAGGCTAAGCAGGTAGACATCGTAGTTGAAGCCACTGGCGTGTTCCGCAAGCGGGAGCAGGTGGCAAAGCACCTGACCGCTGGCGCCAAGAAGGTGGTGCTCACCGTGCCTGCTAAGGACGAGATCGATGCCACCATCGTCGTGGGGGTGAATGATCACATGCTGAAGCCGGAGCATACGATCGTGTCCAATGCCTCCTGCACCACGAATTGCCTGGCGCCCATCGTGAAAGTGTTGAATGACGAGTTCGGCGTGGTCAAGGGTTTCATGACTACTGTGCACGCCTATACCAACGACCAGCGCATCCTCGATCTACCGCACAAGGACCTGCGTCGGGCACGCGCCGCCGCTGCTTCAATCATCCCGACTACCACTGGCGCGGCGAGGACTGTGGGCAAGGTGATTCCTGAGCTCAAGGGCAAGCTCGACGGGTTGGCCTTGCGCGTTCCGGTGGCCGATGGGTCTATTGTAGATTTCGTTGCCGAGTTGAAGGTGGCCGTGACGGCCGAAGAGGTCAACGCCGCCATGAAGAAGGCTGCCGAAGGCCCGATGAAGGGGATCGTCGAGTACACTGAAGATCCCATCGTCTCCTGCGACATCATCGGCTCCAGTGCCTCGGCGATCTTCGATGCCGAGTCGACCAACGTCATGGCCGAAGACGCCTCCGGCAAGGGCAAGTTCGTGAAGGTCCTGGCATGGTACGACAACGAATGGGGTTACTCCTGCCGGGTGGTGGACTTGATGAAGAAGATGCTGTGA
- the fba gene encoding class II fructose-1,6-bisphosphate aldolase gives MPLVTTKEMFAKAYEGGYAIGAFNVNNMEIIQGIVEAAEEERAPLILQISKGARKYARHEYLMKLIEAALQISNLPIAVHLDHGDSFELCKACIDGGFTSVMIDGSHLPFEENVAITKKVVEYARPRGIPVEAELGRLKGVEEHVSVEERDAIFTDPDKAREFVERTGCDSLAVAIGTSHGAYKFAGEPFLDFDRLRAIEERLPGFPLVLHGASSVLRPFVEMCNKYGGTLPGAKGVPEEMIARAVRGGVCKVNIDTDLRLAMTATIRKEFAENPSNFDPRLYLGPAREAIKEMVRHKLHVLGCVGKA, from the coding sequence ATGCCACTGGTCACTACGAAAGAGATGTTTGCCAAGGCCTACGAGGGCGGCTATGCCATCGGGGCATTCAATGTGAACAACATGGAGATAATCCAGGGAATCGTTGAGGCCGCGGAAGAGGAGCGCGCTCCCTTGATTCTCCAGATCTCCAAGGGCGCACGCAAGTATGCCCGGCATGAATATCTGATGAAGCTCATCGAAGCCGCCCTGCAGATTTCCAACTTGCCGATTGCGGTCCACCTGGACCATGGCGACAGTTTCGAGCTTTGCAAGGCCTGCATTGACGGCGGGTTCACCTCGGTGATGATCGATGGCTCCCACCTTCCCTTCGAAGAGAATGTGGCCATCACGAAGAAGGTCGTCGAATACGCGCGCCCTCGCGGCATCCCCGTGGAGGCCGAATTGGGCCGGTTGAAGGGCGTGGAAGAACATGTCTCCGTGGAGGAGCGCGATGCAATCTTCACCGACCCAGACAAGGCCCGCGAGTTCGTAGAACGCACCGGCTGCGACTCCCTGGCAGTGGCCATTGGCACCAGCCACGGCGCCTACAAGTTTGCGGGCGAGCCGTTTTTGGACTTTGACCGCTTGCGGGCCATCGAGGAGCGTCTGCCCGGCTTCCCCTTGGTCTTGCACGGCGCTTCCAGCGTGCTCCGGCCGTTTGTCGAGATGTGCAACAAGTACGGCGGCACACTTCCCGGCGCAAAGGGCGTCCCGGAGGAGATGATTGCTCGGGCGGTCAGAGGCGGCGTGTGCAAGGTGAACATCGATACGGACTTGCGGCTGGCAATGACGGCCACTATTCGCAAGGAGTTTGCCGAGAATCCGAGCAACTTTGACCCGCGGCTCTACTTGGGCCCGGCGCGCGAGGCGATCAAGGAAATGGTCCGGCACAAGCTCCACGTGCTCGGTTGTGTTGGGAAGGCATAG
- a CDS encoding ComF family protein, with amino-acid sequence MGQAVTWQEKLMVAFAPLLDFVLPPYCVLCQAHLEIHEFVLCTNCWLGLPTCPQPVIAFGGQRGKGSQHPYLSTSFSVWRYSPEVQEVIHLFKYRGYQCLAHPLGLALGGALQAVGALATSDLLVPVPLHPARKRERGYNQSELLARTASKICGIRVETELLRRTRYTTPQAKLGAAERTRNVAGAFAVSAPAHVQGRGIILVDDVFTTGATANECARVLLQAGAREVSLATMARA; translated from the coding sequence ATGGGGCAGGCGGTCACATGGCAAGAGAAATTGATGGTGGCTTTTGCGCCACTCCTTGATTTTGTCCTGCCGCCTTATTGTGTGCTCTGCCAAGCCCACCTCGAAATCCATGAGTTCGTGCTTTGCACGAATTGCTGGCTCGGCCTTCCCACGTGTCCGCAGCCGGTGATTGCCTTTGGCGGGCAGAGAGGCAAGGGGAGCCAGCACCCCTACTTGTCAACTTCGTTTTCCGTGTGGCGATACTCGCCCGAGGTTCAGGAGGTCATCCACCTCTTCAAGTACCGCGGGTATCAGTGCCTGGCCCACCCGCTGGGCCTTGCGCTGGGGGGCGCACTGCAGGCGGTGGGTGCCCTTGCGACCTCTGATTTGCTGGTGCCGGTTCCTTTGCACCCAGCTCGGAAGCGTGAACGTGGCTACAATCAGAGCGAGCTCTTGGCTCGCACCGCGAGCAAGATCTGTGGCATCCGGGTGGAAACGGAACTGCTGCGCCGCACGCGGTACACTACGCCCCAGGCCAAGCTGGGTGCTGCCGAGCGCACAAGAAACGTCGCAGGTGCGTTCGCGGTGAGCGCTCCCGCGCACGTACAGGGAAGGGGGATCATCCTCGTCGATGATGTGTTCACGACCGGCGCCACGGCCAATGAGTGCGCCCGCGTGCTGTTGCAGGCGGGGGCGCGGGAGGTCAGCCTAGCCACCATGGCAAGGGCATAG
- a CDS encoding cyclase family protein yields the protein MRVYDCSVSLHEGMVTYPGDPPFRRQLLPDASQGETPVVHQLSLGTHTGTHMDAPAHLFPQAATIDQLPMETWLGQVRVVALTAQICVTAAELRAPDLNGCTRLFIRTANSLLWASHKHCFVRDYMYIDAEAADYLAEQRLLLVGFDYLSVDQYGDPRLPAHRRLLRGGTPIVESLDLSQVRPGDYQLVCAPLPLAAGEAAPARVFLLEE from the coding sequence ATGCGGGTATACGATTGCTCAGTGTCTTTGCACGAAGGGATGGTCACCTACCCCGGCGATCCGCCGTTCAGGCGCCAGCTTCTGCCCGATGCCTCCCAGGGCGAGACGCCGGTCGTGCATCAGTTGTCGCTGGGCACCCACACCGGGACACACATGGATGCCCCCGCCCATCTGTTTCCGCAGGCAGCCACAATCGACCAGTTGCCAATGGAGACCTGGCTGGGGCAGGTACGCGTGGTTGCGCTCACGGCGCAGATCTGCGTCACCGCAGCCGAGTTACGCGCCCCCGACCTGAACGGATGCACGCGGCTGTTCATACGGACGGCAAACTCGCTGCTTTGGGCAAGCCATAAGCACTGTTTTGTCAGGGACTACATGTACATCGACGCCGAAGCAGCCGACTATCTTGCCGAGCAGCGCCTTCTCCTCGTGGGGTTCGACTACCTTTCGGTGGACCAATACGGAGACCCCAGGCTGCCGGCACATCGCCGTCTCTTGCGGGGCGGCACACCCATTGTCGAAAGCCTGGACCTCTCGCAGGTGCGCCCCGGCGACTACCAGCTGGTCTGTGCACCGCTCCCCCTTGCCGCCGGCGAAGCCGCACCAGCCAGGGTCTTTCTTCTCGAGGAGTGA
- a CDS encoding TIGR00730 family Rossman fold protein has product MHTKRNRHPQKAYRNVRFLNSSDARVLRMLAEYLEPFQRLRKKGVKDTIVFFGSARALPKEEAERQLAAARAALAMGREDERKLAEAVKAAERQLRLAQYYEDARELARRLTEWSMSLNENQRFVICSGGGPGIMEAANRGAAEAGGPTIGMNISLPHEQEPNPWISAGLGFEFHYFFMRKFWFVYLAKALAVFPGGFGTLDEWFEVLTLLQTGKMRKEVPVLAYGKEYWEEVIDFGKLIEWGTIAVEDLKLFSFASTVDEAFDFLTTELTGRFLRGRGRKYWYL; this is encoded by the coding sequence TTGCACACAAAGCGCAACAGGCACCCGCAGAAGGCATACCGCAATGTCCGCTTCCTCAACAGCTCGGACGCGCGAGTGTTGCGGATGCTGGCGGAGTACCTGGAGCCATTCCAACGGCTGCGCAAGAAGGGGGTGAAGGACACCATTGTCTTCTTCGGCTCGGCAAGGGCATTGCCTAAGGAGGAGGCAGAGCGACAATTAGCAGCAGCACGGGCAGCCCTCGCCATGGGCAGAGAGGACGAACGCAAGCTTGCCGAGGCGGTGAAAGCAGCCGAGCGCCAACTGCGCCTTGCGCAATACTACGAGGATGCGCGTGAGCTGGCACGCCGCCTGACTGAGTGGTCCATGAGCCTCAATGAGAATCAACGTTTCGTGATATGCTCTGGTGGAGGTCCGGGGATCATGGAGGCGGCCAACCGGGGGGCCGCCGAAGCAGGGGGCCCGACCATCGGCATGAACATCAGCCTGCCCCACGAACAGGAACCGAATCCGTGGATTTCTGCTGGCCTGGGTTTTGAGTTCCACTACTTCTTCATGCGCAAATTCTGGTTCGTGTACCTCGCCAAGGCGTTGGCAGTCTTCCCCGGCGGGTTTGGTACTTTAGACGAGTGGTTTGAGGTACTGACCCTGCTGCAGACCGGCAAAATGCGCAAGGAGGTGCCGGTTCTCGCCTACGGGAAGGAGTATTGGGAAGAAGTCATCGACTTCGGCAAGCTCATCGAGTGGGGGACGATCGCGGTAGAGGACTTGAAGCTCTTTAGCTTCGCCTCCACCGTGGACGAGGCCTTTGACTTTCTGACCACTGAGTTGACGGGCCGCTTCCTGCGCGGGAGAGGGCGCAAGTACTGGTACCTGTGA
- a CDS encoding alpha/beta fold hydrolase, translating into MREYPVAFQSEGHQLVGILHMPAKHVGRGVVMCHGFTGNKVESRRLFVEAARAFAEAGTAVLRFDFYGSGDSEGDFADTTLTHNAANLVDAMQYMRQQDCTRLAVLGVSLGGAAAILTLSGRPAEAFVGWSVVPDLRKLFQQRAPERVRSDETLQGYEFDGWYLKRQFWEDALKYDLGLAFRKLTMPKLLVQGDKDDPLFVEGFRSMQVKATPPADFYMIPGAGHMFETVRYRRRLITTTVRWLRRNLR; encoded by the coding sequence ATGCGCGAGTATCCTGTCGCATTCCAGAGCGAGGGACATCAATTGGTCGGCATTCTCCACATGCCGGCGAAGCACGTCGGGCGGGGGGTAGTCATGTGCCACGGGTTCACCGGCAACAAGGTAGAGAGCCGACGCTTGTTCGTGGAAGCGGCGCGCGCTTTTGCTGAGGCGGGCACGGCGGTGCTACGCTTCGATTTCTATGGGTCCGGCGATAGCGAAGGCGACTTTGCCGATACGACGCTCACGCACAATGCCGCAAACCTCGTGGACGCCATGCAGTACATGAGACAACAGGACTGCACCCGCTTGGCCGTGTTGGGCGTGAGCTTAGGCGGGGCTGCTGCGATCCTGACCCTCAGCGGTCGTCCCGCCGAGGCTTTCGTCGGCTGGTCCGTGGTGCCAGACCTGCGCAAACTTTTCCAGCAGCGTGCTCCGGAGCGCGTGCGCTCCGACGAAACACTGCAAGGCTATGAGTTCGACGGCTGGTACCTGAAACGCCAGTTCTGGGAAGATGCTTTGAAGTACGACCTCGGCCTCGCCTTTCGCAAGCTGACCATGCCCAAGCTCTTGGTGCAAGGGGACAAAGATGACCCGCTGTTTGTGGAGGGTTTCAGGTCGATGCAGGTCAAGGCAACACCGCCGGCCGATTTCTACATGATCCCTGGGGCCGGACATATGTTCGAAACGGTGCGCTACCGCCGCAGGTTAATCACGACTACGGTGCGGTGGCTGCGGCGCAATCTGCGGTGA
- a CDS encoding (Fe-S)-binding protein, whose amino-acid sequence MSLDPLLKVYDEASRCNRCGYCQPTCPTYSLTYLERDVARGRNNLVRAVCENRHPMDRAVKSAIFGCLMCDACVTNCHPEVRTDQIIAAARAAYYAQFGRPAIQQVIFERLLPDPGVLGRLLGLARLGKNTRLSSLVRVLRILGWYGRSLATAEALLPRIPRHFLREMPETQAELAPGGDGLRVAYFVGCAINFAMPQVGLATLKLLRSAGCAVTMLDNVCCGLPPYAYGDLESARALARRNLDAIAEIEADVVLTECASCTSFLREYPHLFAEDPDARARAEGVARRVKDATQFLATMELPFQGTGRLRVTYHAPCHLSHYLKERSAPRQVLTSLPGVEFVELPEADWCCGGAGSYNLTHPDTSEQILDRKMANVRKTGAQVLATACPSCLMQLAYGVRRHKLNVYVKHVVELVAERISLPEQA is encoded by the coding sequence ATGTCCCTTGACCCCTTGCTCAAAGTCTATGACGAGGCCTCGCGGTGCAATCGCTGCGGGTACTGTCAGCCGACCTGCCCGACCTACAGCCTGACTTACCTTGAACGCGACGTCGCCCGCGGCCGCAACAACCTGGTGCGGGCCGTGTGCGAAAACAGGCATCCCATGGATCGCGCGGTCAAGTCGGCCATATTCGGTTGCTTGATGTGCGATGCGTGCGTGACCAACTGCCACCCCGAAGTGCGCACCGATCAAATCATCGCGGCTGCCCGCGCTGCTTACTATGCGCAGTTCGGGCGGCCGGCCATCCAGCAGGTCATCTTCGAGCGCCTCTTGCCCGACCCGGGTGTCTTGGGGCGACTGCTCGGGCTGGCCAGGCTTGGGAAGAACACAAGACTCTCCAGTCTGGTGCGGGTGTTGCGCATCCTCGGCTGGTACGGGAGGAGCCTGGCCACGGCCGAAGCGCTGCTGCCGCGCATTCCGCGCCACTTCTTGCGTGAAATGCCGGAAACGCAGGCAGAGCTCGCCCCCGGAGGAGACGGCCTCCGGGTGGCCTACTTCGTGGGGTGCGCCATCAACTTCGCCATGCCACAGGTGGGGCTTGCCACCTTGAAACTGCTGCGGAGCGCAGGCTGTGCAGTCACTATGTTGGACAATGTTTGCTGTGGCCTGCCGCCCTATGCGTACGGCGACCTGGAAAGCGCACGAGCGCTTGCCCGCCGTAACCTGGATGCGATCGCCGAAATCGAAGCGGACGTCGTGCTCACCGAATGCGCAAGCTGCACCTCGTTCTTGAGGGAATATCCCCACCTGTTCGCTGAGGACCCCGACGCGCGGGCGCGCGCTGAGGGCGTGGCGCGCCGCGTGAAAGACGCAACGCAGTTTCTGGCGACGATGGAGCTCCCTTTTCAGGGCACCGGGAGGCTCCGCGTAACGTACCACGCCCCCTGTCACCTGAGTCACTACCTCAAAGAACGGAGCGCACCGCGCCAGGTGCTTACCTCGCTGCCAGGAGTTGAGTTCGTGGAACTGCCAGAGGCCGATTGGTGTTGCGGAGGTGCTGGATCGTACAACCTCACCCATCCGGACACGTCCGAGCAGATTCTGGACAGGAAGATGGCGAATGTGCGAAAGACCGGCGCTCAAGTGCTCGCCACCGCTTGTCCGTCGTGTTTGATGCAGCTTGCCTATGGCGTGCGGCGCCACAAGCTGAACGTGTACGTCAAACATGTGGTGGAGCTGGTGGCCGAGAGAATCTCGCTGCCTGAACAGGCCTGA
- a CDS encoding FAD-binding oxidoreductase gives MSRARTARWSGAILTDKAEVRFDSGTLQRFAVDGVLPSAVVRPQSEEELSQWLREAHRQQAKVLVWGAGELMHIGGRPEPFDLAICTTRLRRVLDFDPENLTVSVEAGMALQQLQALVRARSLWLPLDPPVSQRATVGGIVAANAFGPRRQQYGGVRDLLLGCRVVLADGTVVKTGGKTVKNVAGYDLSKLFVGSLGSIGLLSGLTLRLSPLPESARTVLAAFPEREDCCKAAGAMVRSPLSPAAVEVISPGVLSGVTVGELQGHANAHLLALLFEGKRQVVAAATRAAEAELRSTAAEVRVLAAGPGGHFWRAIGELLQGAAGRLQVRVNVPMSEVEAVLARIEQVARNRDCRAELVSHYGLGVITANIDADQGTELEVARELAMLRTGIAAQGGSVVFTRAKKDTKDQLDVWGARPETFDLMQRLKQEFDSRGVFAGGRFVGG, from the coding sequence ATGAGCCGCGCACGCACAGCCCGATGGTCGGGAGCGATTCTCACCGACAAGGCAGAAGTCCGCTTTGACAGCGGCACTCTGCAGCGCTTCGCGGTTGACGGGGTGCTCCCTTCGGCAGTGGTGCGGCCGCAAAGCGAGGAGGAGCTCAGTCAGTGGCTCCGCGAAGCCCACCGGCAGCAAGCAAAGGTCCTGGTCTGGGGTGCAGGGGAACTGATGCACATAGGCGGCAGGCCTGAGCCCTTCGACCTGGCCATCTGCACGACGCGCCTGAGAAGGGTGCTGGACTTTGACCCCGAGAACCTCACGGTTTCGGTGGAAGCGGGCATGGCATTGCAACAGTTGCAGGCTCTTGTGCGAGCAAGGAGTCTCTGGCTGCCGCTGGATCCCCCGGTTTCGCAAAGGGCAACGGTGGGCGGAATTGTTGCCGCCAATGCTTTTGGGCCCAGGCGTCAGCAATACGGAGGGGTCCGTGACCTCCTGTTGGGGTGCAGGGTCGTCCTGGCCGACGGCACGGTGGTCAAGACGGGGGGCAAGACGGTGAAGAACGTGGCCGGCTACGACCTCAGCAAGCTCTTTGTGGGATCGCTGGGTTCCATAGGTCTGCTGAGCGGCCTCACGCTGCGCCTGTCGCCCCTGCCCGAAAGTGCGCGGACGGTGCTCGCAGCGTTCCCCGAGCGCGAAGACTGTTGCAAGGCCGCTGGGGCGATGGTTCGGTCGCCGCTCTCTCCGGCGGCGGTGGAGGTCATCTCGCCCGGGGTACTCAGTGGCGTTACCGTAGGTGAGCTGCAAGGCCACGCCAATGCCCACCTGCTTGCCCTCCTCTTCGAAGGGAAGCGGCAGGTGGTAGCTGCCGCGACCCGTGCCGCAGAGGCCGAACTGCGCTCCACTGCAGCCGAGGTACGGGTGCTGGCCGCAGGGCCAGGGGGTCATTTCTGGAGAGCTATCGGCGAGCTGCTGCAAGGCGCTGCGGGTCGACTCCAGGTTCGCGTGAACGTGCCGATGAGTGAGGTGGAGGCAGTCTTGGCGCGCATCGAACAGGTGGCGCGGAATCGCGACTGCAGGGCAGAGCTGGTGAGCCACTACGGGCTTGGCGTCATTACGGCAAACATAGACGCTGACCAGGGCACCGAGCTTGAGGTTGCTCGTGAACTGGCGATGCTGCGCACGGGCATCGCCGCCCAGGGAGGCTCCGTAGTTTTCACGCGTGCCAAGAAGGACACCAAGGACCAGCTGGACGTCTGGGGCGCACGCCCGGAGACGTTCGACTTGATGCAACGCCTGAAGCAGGAGTTCGATTCGCGAGGCGTGTTTGCCGGTGGCCGATTTGTGGGAGGCTAG
- a CDS encoding FAD-binding protein: MLPMHILKQLRKIVGKKNVLTHPVDLLLYEYDGSMDAMRPEAVVFGHSTAEVCGVLALAHQERIPCVPRGSGTNLSGGSVPAKGGIVLELTRMNKILEIDVANQRAVVEPGVYNLDLQNALAPLGYFYAPDPASQKVSTIGGNVAENAGGPHCLKYGVTTNHVLGLEVVLADGRVCQLGGKALDVPGYDLVGALAGSEGTLCVVTKVIVRIMPMPQDVKTLLAIFDSLEAAADAVSDIIGRRIVPATLEMMDKLTIQAVEASLAVGYPTDAEAVLVIEVDGPGAGLAAQAREIEAICVQHGAREVRTARNEQERQALWSGRRGAFGAMTRVRPSIMVADGTVPRAKLPLVLREVGRIARKYRLQHANLLHAGDGNLHPNLMFDARDPDERQRVIKASHEILEVCVAVGGTISGEHGIGLEKIAAMPLVFSDDDMRAMFGLKRVFDPDFVLNPGKVFPERFYLAEGAAA, encoded by the coding sequence ATGCTACCGATGCACATCCTCAAGCAGTTGCGTAAGATAGTGGGCAAGAAAAACGTTTTGACGCATCCCGTGGACCTTCTCCTGTACGAGTACGACGGCAGCATGGACGCTATGCGCCCGGAGGCTGTGGTTTTTGGCCACTCCACGGCGGAGGTGTGCGGCGTGCTGGCACTGGCGCACCAGGAGCGCATTCCCTGTGTGCCCCGGGGGTCAGGCACGAATCTGAGCGGTGGCTCGGTGCCTGCCAAGGGCGGCATTGTCCTGGAACTGACGCGCATGAATAAAATTCTGGAGATCGATGTGGCCAATCAACGAGCCGTGGTCGAGCCCGGGGTGTACAACTTGGACCTGCAGAACGCATTGGCGCCGCTGGGCTATTTCTATGCGCCTGACCCGGCCAGCCAGAAGGTCTCTACGATCGGTGGCAACGTGGCGGAAAACGCCGGAGGGCCGCACTGCTTGAAGTACGGCGTGACTACCAATCACGTGCTTGGCTTAGAGGTTGTTCTTGCTGACGGTCGCGTGTGTCAATTAGGGGGGAAGGCTCTGGATGTACCCGGCTACGACCTGGTGGGCGCCCTGGCAGGCTCAGAAGGCACCCTGTGCGTGGTGACCAAGGTTATTGTGCGCATCATGCCCATGCCGCAGGATGTCAAGACGCTCCTGGCCATATTCGATTCGCTTGAGGCTGCTGCCGACGCCGTGTCGGACATCATCGGCCGCAGGATCGTGCCCGCGACGCTGGAGATGATGGACAAGCTGACCATCCAGGCGGTGGAGGCATCGCTGGCGGTGGGTTATCCGACCGACGCGGAGGCGGTGCTGGTCATCGAGGTGGATGGACCCGGTGCGGGACTGGCCGCCCAAGCGCGCGAAATCGAGGCCATCTGCGTGCAACACGGCGCCCGCGAGGTGCGCACTGCGCGCAACGAACAGGAGCGTCAAGCCCTGTGGAGCGGACGACGTGGTGCCTTCGGCGCAATGACCCGCGTGCGACCGTCGATCATGGTTGCCGATGGCACGGTGCCACGGGCCAAGTTGCCGCTGGTGCTCCGCGAGGTGGGACGCATTGCCCGCAAATACCGCCTGCAACATGCCAATCTCCTGCATGCTGGCGACGGCAACCTCCACCCCAACCTGATGTTCGATGCTCGGGACCCTGACGAGCGGCAGCGGGTCATCAAGGCCAGCCACGAAATACTGGAAGTCTGCGTTGCCGTGGGCGGCACCATCAGCGGCGAGCACGGCATAGGCCTGGAGAAGATCGCCGCCATGCCATTGGTCTTTTCTGACGATGACATGCGGGCGATGTTCGGCCTCAAGCGAGTCTTCGACCCCGATTTCGTGCTGAACCCTGGGAAGGTCTTCCCCGAGCGCTTCTACCTCGCTGAAGGAGCAGCAGCATGA